A genomic window from Purpureocillium takamizusanense chromosome 2, complete sequence includes:
- a CDS encoding uncharacterized protein (COG:S~EggNog:ENOG503P3KK) codes for MLRPGAHGTDLAELAGYLLQNGPRKVHHTSRRVRVVLAHRTIVDTTAAVHVWEHDGYPHYYVPHGELTARGCTLRDKSLVRSDSVTRAAVVELVVPARDGLREFRTDRVLRFTEDRSLGALAGLVRLEFGSMDQWLEEDAVIYVHPKDPFKRIDVLPSSRPVEIKVGGKTVAKAPNSVHLLETGLPTRYYLSAGAVDQSSLRKSDLVTRCPYKGDAEYYHVVVDGTQHDDLVWYYRLPTHESAGIAGLLCFYNEKVDVYLDGKLQEKPKSPFS; via the exons ATGTTGAGACCAGGGGCACATGGAACCGA cctcgccgagctggcgggcTACCTCCTCCAAAATGGCCCGCGCAAAGTGCATCACACGTCCCGGCGCgtgcgcgtcgtcctcgcgcaCCGCACCATCGTCGATACGACCGCGGCGGTCCACGTCTGGGAGCACGACGGTTACCCGCACTACTATGTGCCGCACGGCGAGCTCACGGCCCGCGGCTGCACCTTGCGCGACAAATCGCTCGTGCGCAGTGATAGCgtcacccgcgccgccgtcgtggagcTCGTAGTTCCCGCGCGGGACGGTCTCCGCGAGTTCCGGACCGACCGCGTGCTGCGATTCACCGAGGACAGGAGCCTGGGAGCCCTGGCCGGGTTGGTGAGGTTGGAGTTTGGATCCATGG ATCAGtggctcgaggaggacgccgtGATATACGTGCATCCCAAGGACCCATTCAAGCGAATAGACGTCCTCCCCTCATCGCGTCCAGTCGAGATCAAGGTTGGTGGCAAGACAGTAGCCAAGGCACCCAACTCCGTCCACCTACTCGAAACGGGCTTGCCAACGAGGTACTACCTATCGGCCGGTGCCGTAGATCAGTCGTCCCTCCGAAAGAGCGACCTAGTAACACGATGCCCATACAAGGGGGACGCCGAGTACTACCATGTTGTCGTCGATGGGacgcagcacgacgacctGGTGTGGTATTACCGACTCCCGACGCACGAGAGTGCGGGAATAGCAGGCTTGCTGTGCTTTTACAACGAAAAGGTCGATGTGTATCTAGATGGAAAGCTGCAAGAAAAGCCAAAGTCGCCGTTTTCCTAG
- a CDS encoding uncharacterized protein (COG:G~COG:O~SECRETED:SignalP(1-18~SECRETED:cutsite=AHG-LA~SECRETED:prob=0.5562)~EggNog:ENOG503NW6X): MKAVCAVFVAALAGLAHGLASTDTITWGGDNTRAGYQTNHNMDPAVVGSSQFGQLFKTKLPGQYNGNPEQIFSQPLVYTPKSGTKQYVYWATTQNNLYKLDAKTGEIVASRNLHIPFLTADLDGCVDINPTVGVTSTGVIDPDTETLYLTAKTYLNQNGGNGAQGRPNGRYYVHAIDLNDLSEKPGFPIDLEGLIARNNPTRMFTGGIHHQRPALLLTGGYIYAGFASHCVQYNFTGWIVGWDKQGKIVEKWATEGQGVPNTIKGGGIWMSGGGLASDDAGSIWAATGNGYASQLANVPVKGYNPPTSLEEAAIHMTQNTDGSLNLVDFFMPWEKQALDGADKDLGTSPLEILPSAFSCGDARRIGVVTGKSGKTYWLNLDNLGGYRNGADGLDDAIQVYQNPNSVYAGAGVYPLEGGYIYINVIQYPTAVFKFSCNGGKASFTKVAESPAANAYILGVSHGTVTSLNGQPGTGLLWVTDVQGLNLKIYNAVPKDDKLVMINSFNIPGTMKFTRPVFGDGTVYVGTNQGFVYGFGSPVNVPLNCTSPVDFGNVDIANSSASKPISCTANIDVTVTGIALDDPTNFQVSGVPTLPVQVPKGQSFTFNGIFKPTSVGFISDDILVNTTNSIAGYSTSTHTRLTGTGQSSGALLGLSPNTITFKGVVTGDDPNGVTETLVVSNRGNAPLSITQVLYSSTSSTGPYASWSGQGDLVVGKFTLKQIPTAVAANQGATVNVVFDSSTSGTYSGFVKFVSNGGNATVSIAGSSGPAASALLEFQTPDGSGWVKFDNSTAFTFGNVTENTSRSLKFRITNTAPTDGVKLSLTVSKPPFGVPGLIRAANQIDLAEGTSLAPGESGNATLTCTVPKSQWNVDPYNGTAQWTLNTNDPKLGKQFIQFFCNAVAEQAAPLLPNGQGQYRYVGCFQDNTPGRQLPNQLFANDSLTNAQCITACNGKGNVFCGTQYHRECWGGNTIPLNKVDDVNCNFYCSGDVQQTCGGNGANELSGNTFMSLFADSLQWDGNSTKPPTSGPIVNPGVSGYGSIGCYTEGTNGRALPNGAAVAKKTVANCVNACKVNSYTYAGVEYGGECWCGNALGAGSVPAPDKDCGMLCNDNSTEYCGGSSRLNVYKLGSQVSSSSSSAPATSSTPATDSTTVTTPTTPTTSATPTPTGPSRKQTVGKFTRQGCWTETNNGRALSDKTFAADTMTLESCASFCDAFTYFGVEYGRECYCGNALRAGSVKADNQDDCYFPCPGDKSEYCGAGSRLELYMLPSSNQTSSTSSASLVDTALSATSTAPANISSSSPATLTTTTSTSTSSSATPTPTGPAIKPTVGAFAFQGCWTEATNSRALKDKTYANDAMTLESCSAFCIGFTYFGVEYGRECYCGNALQAGSVKATNQGDCSFLCPGDKSTYCGAGNRLQLYMLAPVSSSSTSAAAVNTTSASAAPASSSSSSAAPTTLTSSDSSTLAPTTATTSVSTNSTSSSTPTTSTTSSSQTPTTSTSSSAADSTSSTSSTSSSAAATSTSSSSSAQTSTTTTSSSSTSSTSLSTTTSTSTSTTSASPTPTGPIVWPGNANFTYYSCVQEPSSGKLMEKQVYNNGTSMTIDLCLQKCYMYKWAGVEYGRECWCGNKLNLAGNTGATPGKNVTNSQCSLLCPGDKKVYCGAGGRLQLYSNNATTT; the protein is encoded by the exons ATGAAAGCCGTCTGCGCTGTGTtcgtggccgccctcgccgggctggctCACGGGCTGGCCTCGACGGATACCATCACCTGGGGAGGTGACAACACCCGGGCTGGTTACCAGAC GAACCACAACATGGACCCGGCTGTTGTAGGAAGCTCACAGTTTGGACAGCTTTTCAAGACAAAACTTCCCGGCCAGTACAATGGCAACCCGGAGCAGATCTTCTCTCAGCCGCTCGTTTACACCCCCAAGAGCGGCACCAAGCAGTACGTCTACTGGGCTACCACGCAGAACAACCTCTACAAGCTCGACGCAAAGACGGGCGAGATCGTCGCCTCTCGCAACCTACACATTCCCTTTCTCACGGCTGATCTCGACGGCTGCGTGGACATCAACCccaccgtcggcgtcaccTCCACTGGTGTCATTGACCCCGACACCGAGACGCTCTACCTCACGGCAAAGACCTATCTCAACCAaaacggcggcaacggcgctcAGGGACGCCCCAATGGCCGATACTACGTCCATGCCATTGACCTCAACGACCTTTCCGAGAAGCCCGGCTTCCCCATCGACCTCGAGGGACTCATCGCGCGTAACAACCCCACCCGTATGTTCACCGGCGgcatccaccaccagcgcccgGCTCTTCTGCTCACCGGCGGTTACATCTACGCCGGCTTTGCGTCGCACTGCGTCCAGTACAACTTCACCGGCTGGATCGTTGGCTGGGACAAGCAGGGCAAGATTGTCGAGAAGTGGGCTACCGAGGGCCAAGGCGTGCCTAACACCATCAAGGGCGGTGGTATTTGGATGTCTGGCGGTGGTCTGGCTTCCGACGACGCTGGTTCTATCTGGGCCGCCACCGGCAACGGCTACGCGTCTCAGTTGGCCAACGTCCCCGTCAAGGGCTACAACCCGCCCACGTCTctggaggaggccgccatccacaTGACCCAGAACACGGACGGCAGCTTGAACCTGGTCGACTTCTTCATGCCGTGGGAAAAACAGGCGCTGGACGGTGCAGACAAGGATCTCGGCACGAGCCCCTTGGAGATTCTGCCATCGGCATTCTCTTGCGGTGACGCCAGGCGCATCGGCGTTGTCACGGGCAAGAGCGGCAAGACGTACTGGCTCAACCTCGACAACCTTGGCGGCTACAGAAacggcgccgatggcctGGACGACGCCATCCAGGTCTACCAGAACCCCAACTCGGTCtacgccggcgctggcgtctATCCCCTGGAAGGTGGATACATCTACATCAACGTTATTCAGTACCCCACGGCCGTCTTCAAATTTTCGTGCAATGGCGGCAAGGCTTCTTTCACCAAGGTCGCCGAGTCGCCCGCTGCCAACGCCtacatcctcggcgtcagCCACGGTACTGTCACGTCGCTCAACGGCCAGCCGGGCACCGGTCTGCTCTGGGTCACGGACGTCCAGGGCCTGAATCTCAAGATCTACAATGCTGTCCCCAAGGATGACAAGCTGGTCATGATCAACTCCTTCAACATCCCCGGCACGATGAAGTTCACCCGGCCCGTCtttggcgacggcaccgtctACGTCGGCACGAACCAGGGCTTCGTCTACGGCTTTGGCTCCCCCGTCAACGTCCCCTTGAACTGCACCTCACCCGTCGACTTCGGCAACGTCGATATCGCCAACAGCAGCGCCTCCAAGCCAATCAGCTGCACGGCCAACATTgacgtcaccgtcaccggcATCGCGCTAGACGACCCCACCAACTTCCAGGTCTCTGGTGTTCCCACGCTGCCGGTCCAGGTCCCCAAGGGTCAGTCGTTTACGTTCAACGGCATCTTCAAGCCCACCAGCGTCGGCTTCATCTCCGATGATATCCtcgtcaacaccaccaacagcatTGCCGGCTACAGCACAAGCACCCACACGCGTCTCACTGGTACAGGCCAGAGTTCGGGGGCTCTCCTCGGCCTCAGCCCGAACACCATCACCTTCAAGGGTGTCGTGACGGGAGATGACCCCAACGGCGTCACAGAGACCCTCGTTGTCTCCAACAGGGGCAACGCCCCCCTGTCCATCACGCAGGTTCTGTACTCGAGCACGAGCTCGACTGGCCCGTACGCATCGTGGAGCGGTCAAGGCGACCTAGTCGTTGGCAAGTTCACGTTGAAGCAGATCCCCACGGCCGTTGCCGCGAACCAGGGCGCTACTGTCAACGTCGTCTTCGACTCCTCGACCAGCGGCACGTATTCTGGATTTGTCAAGTTTGtgagcaacggcggcaaTGCGACCGTCTCCATCGCCGGCTCGTCTGGCCCGGCCGCAAGTGCCCTGCTTGAGTTCCAAACGCCCGACGGCAGTGGTTGGGTCAAGTTTGACAACAGCACTGCCTTCACGTTCGGCAACGTCACGGAGAACACGTCGAGGTCTCTCAAGTTCCGCATCACCAACACCGCTCCCACGGATGGCGTCAAGCTCTCCCTGACGGTGTCCAAGCCTCCGTTTGGCGTTCCTGGACTCATCCGAGCCGCCAACCAGATTGACCTTGCGGAAGGCACGTCGCTCGCCCCCGGCGAGAGCGGCAACGCGACCCTCACCTGCACCGTGCCCAAGTCACAGTGGAACGTCGACCCATACAACGGAACGGCGCAGTGGACGCTCAACACCAACGACCCCAAGCTGGGAAAGCAGTTCATCCAGTTCTTCTGCAACGCCGTTGCCGAGCAGGCGGCCCCTCTGCTGCCCAATGGGCAGGGGCAGTACCGCTACGTGGGCTGCTTCCAGGACAACACCCCCGGCCGCCAACTGCCAAACCAGCTCTTTGCCAACGACAGCCTCACTAATGCCCAGTGTATCACCGCTTgcaacggcaagggcaaTGTTTTCTGCGGTACCCAGTACCATCGTGAATGTTGGGGCGGCAACACCATCCCGCTCAACAAGGTGGACGACGTAAACTGCAACTTTTACTGCTCTGGTGATGTCCAGCAGACGTGTGGTGGTAACGGCGCGAACGAACTGTCGGGCAATACCTTCATGTCACTTTTCGCCGACTCTCTACAATGGGATGGAAACTCTACCAAGCCTCCCACCTCGGGTCCCATTGTCAACCCTGGCGTCTCCGGCTACGGCAGCATCGGCTGCTACACTGAAGGCACCAATGGCCGTGCGCTCCCCAACGGCGCAGCCGTCGCTAAGAAGACGGTCGCGAACTGCGTCAATGCCTGCAAGGTCAACTCGTACACGTACGCCGGCGTGGAGTACGGCGGCGAGTGTTGGTGCGGCAATGCCCTCGGCGCAGGCTCGGTCCCTGCGCCGGACAAGGACTGCGGCATGCTGTGCAATG ACAACTCGACTGAGTACTGTGGTGGCTCGTCTCGACTGAACGTCTACAAGCTCGGCAGCCAGGtttccagctcgtcgtcatcggcccCCGCCACCTCGTCTACTCCCGCGACGGACTCCACCACGGTAACGACTCCCACAACTCCcaccacctcggcgacgccgactccCACGGGTCCTTCAAGGAAACAGACCGTTGGCAAGTTTACTCGTCAGGGATGCTGGACCGAGACCAACAACGGTCGGGCCCTCTCTGACAAGACATTCGCCGCCGATACGATGACGTTGGAATCGTGCGCCTCGTTCTGCGACGCCTTCACTTACTTTGGTGTCGAGTACGGCCGAGAATGCTACTGCGGCAATGCCCTACGCGCAGGCAGCGTGAAGGCTGACAACCAGGACGACTGCTACTTCCCTTGCCCTGGCGACAAGAGCGAATACTGCGGTGCTGGAAGCAGGCTCGAGTTGTACATGCTCCCCTCGTCTAACCAGACTTCGTCCACCTCGTCTGCTTCACTAGTAGACACGGCCCTGTCGGCAACATCCACGGCTCCCGCCAatatcagcagcagcagcccggcaaCGCTCACAACCACTACCAGCACAagcaccagcagctcggcTACTCCGACACCAACCGGCCCTGCCATCAAGCCCACCGTCGGCGCATTTGCCTTCCAGGGTTGCTGGACTGAGGCGACCAATTCCCGCGCGTTGAAGGACAAGACATacgccaacgacgccatGACCCTTGAGTCCTGCTCCGCGTTCTGCATCGGCTTTACGTACTTTGGTGTCGAGTATGGACGCGAGTGCTACTGCGGCAACGCTCTGCAAGCTGGGAGCGTCAAGGCCACGAACCAGGGCGACTGCTCGTTCCTCTGTCCCGGTGACAAGTCCACGTACTGTGGCGCGGGCAACAGGCTGCAACTGTACATGCTTGCGCCTGTGTCGTCGAGTTCGACGTCTGCTGCAGCCGTCAACACGACCAGTGCGTCGGCCGCGCCAGCCTCTAGTTCTTCTAGTTCAGCGGCGCCCACCACTCTGACAAGTTCAGATTCCTCTACTCTGGCGCCGACCACTGCCACAACGTCGGTCTCCACGAACAGCACGAGCTCCAGCACTCCTaccacctcgacgacctcgtcctctcAGACGCCTACCACAAGTACGTCTTCGAGTGCCGCAGACAGCACAAGCTCTACGAGCAGCACGAGCTCCAGCGCTGCTGCCACGTcaacgtcctcgtcctcttcggcTCAAACATCGACCACGACTACGTCTTCAAGTTCTACGAGCAGCACAAGCCTCAGTACCACAACCTCTACCTCCACCTCCACAACGTCAGCATCGCCCACGCCTACCGGACCCATTGTGTGGCCGGGCAATGCCAACTTTACGTACTACTCTTGCGTTCAGGAGCCGTCTTCAGGCAAGCTCATGGAGAAGCAAGTGTACAACAACGGCACCAGCATGACCATCGACCTGTGCCTGCAGAAGTGCTACATGTACAAGTGGGCGGGTGTCGAATATGGTCGCGAATGTTGGTGCGGCAACAAGCTCAACCTGGCTGGCAACACGGGTGCCACACCCGGCAAGAATGTCACAAACTCGCAGTGCAGCTTGCTCTGCCCGGGTGACAAAAAGGTATACTGTGGTGCGGGCGGCAGACTGCAGCTGTATTCGAACAACGCCACGACCACATGA
- a CDS encoding uncharacterized protein (EggNog:ENOG503PZU4~TransMembrane:1 (i215-233o)), with product MRIFSRSKRRDAGVDRTSAASSKSAALRQSVQQSQTQALMSYCSPVGMLSKSKSRKKDSSSSSKGSEAAASHQQRHYNMYIHHHHSAHTEGGTTPSSSPVSEGRAPSYEASCRSGTSTPAATRDGSASAAHSSLTIPTRADADPLSVRTAVVGLLAASTRAALTLSSLNTQPLCATRALEVPARELKYLRLTTQLLHKHLRRAELRRLDRPSRAALVDVDVVVALLTAAAMTVSELDARLADLDREVRTALPAGALLVDVCARRARALAKDANRIVMLDFVMTKLLSVLQVDSEAEALRHRAQAKDSIADMLQADIALAARMAHLQDAFGAKATVSPARLHEIASRPPPAYSVPCPNSHDELPDYDEATSSNGGRDGSVAIPAQAWSPFSGLTLDDLPSVRLIPVPLMHTELRAGEFYQAAYVDQVDEALQLLAEASARNKAKSLTQVLGFA from the exons ATGCGCATCTTCTCCCGCAGCAAGAGGAGAGATGCCGGCGTGGACAGGACTTCTGCGGCGAGTAGTAAaagcgccgccctccgccaGAGCGTGCAGCAGTCCCAGACCCAGGCTTTGATGTCATATTGCTCCCCCGTGGGAATGCTC TCCAAGTCCAAGTCCAGGAAAAAGgactccagcagcagcagcaagggctCCGAAGCTGCCGCTtcccaccagcagcggcattACAACATGTAcattcaccaccaccattccGCACATACAGAGGGCGGCAccaccccctcctcctcccccgtgTCTGAAGGCCGGGCGCCTTCGTACGAAGCCTCCTGCCGCTCCGGCACCTCCACTCCTGCGGCCACCCGGGACGGatccgcctccgccgcccactcCTCCCTCACAATCCccacccgcgccgacgccgacccgcTCTCCGtccgcaccgccgtcgtcggcctcctcgccgcctcgacccGGGCCGCGCTCACCCTCTCGTCGCTCAACACGCAGCCCCTGTGCGCCACtcgcgccctcgaggtccCCGCGCGCGAGCTCAAGTACCTGCGCCTCACCACGCAGCTCCTGCACAAgcacctgcgccgcgccgagctgcgccgcctcgaccgcccctcccgcgccgccctcgtcgacgtcgacgtcgtcgtcgccttgctcaccgccgcggccatgacCGTCTCCGAGCTcgatgcccgcctcgccgacctcgaccgcGAGGTCCGCaccgccctccccgccggcgccctcctcgtcgacgtgtgcgcccgccgggcccgcgccctcgccaaggacgccaacCGCATCGTCATGCTCGACTTCGTCATGACCAAGCTGCTCAGCGTCCTGCAGGTCGActccgaggccgaggcgctgcgccaccgcgcgcaggccaaggactccatcgccgacatgctgcaggccgacattgcgctcgccgctcgcATGGCCCACCTGCAGGATGCCTTTGGCGCCAAGgccaccgtctcgccggcgcgcctccACGAGATCGCCAGtcgccctccgcccgcgTATTCGGTGCCCTGCCCAAACTcgcacgacgagctgcccgactacgacgaggccacctcctccaacggcgggcgcgacggctccgtcgccatccCCGCCCAGGCCTGGAGCCCCTTCTCCGGCCTCACGCTCGATGACCTGCCGTCCGTGCGACTCATCCCCGTCCCGCTTATGCACACCGAACTGCGCGCGGGTGAGTTCTACCAAGCGGCCTACGTCGATCAAGTGGACGAGGCtctccagctgctggccgaggccagtgCGCGCAACAAGGCCAAGTCGCTCACGCAGGTCCTTGGCTTCGCCTGA
- the LYS21 gene encoding Homocitrate synthase (COG:E~EggNog:ENOG503NUMJ): MCQTDNSASAPNDLVAVDSRPVTRPSNPYQPVGDYLSNVGRFKIIESTLREGEQFANAYFDTETKIKIAKALDDFGVDYIELTSPAASEQSRLDCEAICKLGLKAKILTHVRCDMRDAKLAVETGVDGLDIVIGTSSFLREHSHGKDMAYITKTALEVIEFVKSKGLEVRFSSEDSFRSDLVDLLSLYSAVDKAGVNRVGIADTVGCASPRQVYDLVRTLRGVVSCDIETHFHNDTGCAIANAFCALEAGATHVDTSVLGIGERNGITPLGGLLARMLVTSPDYVKSKYKLHLIKEIEDLVAEAVEVNTPFNNPITGFCAFTHKAGIHAKAILNNPSTYEILNPEDFGLTRYVHFASRLTGWNAVKTRVGQLGLVMTDDQVKEVTAKIKALADVRPIAIDDADSIIRSFHLTLQNGHDGQTNGAAPAVAA, from the exons ATGTGCCAAACCGACAACTCGGCCTCCGCGCCTAATGAT ctcgtcgccgtcgactcCCGCCCCGTCACGCGACCCTCCAACCCCTATCAGCCCGTGGGCGACTACCTCTCCAATGTCGGCCGATTCAAGATCATCGAGTCTACTCTGAGAG AAGGAGAGCAGTTTGCCAACGCCTACTTTGACACCGAGACCAAGATCAAGATTGCCAAGG CCCTCGATGACTTTGGCGTCGACTACATCGAGCTGAcctctcccgccgcctccgagcAGTCAAGACTTGACTGCGAGGCCATCTGCAAGCTCGGCCTCAAG GCCAAGATCCTCACAC ACGTCCGATGCGATATGCGCGACGCcaagctggccgtcgagacaggtgtcgacggcctcgacatTGTCATTGGCACCTCCAGCTTCCTTCGCGAGCACAGCCATGGCAAGGACATGGCCTACATCACCAAGACCGCGCTTGAGGTCATTGAGTTTGTCAAGTCCAAGGGCCTCGAAGTCCGAT TCTCCTCCGAGGACTCGTTCCGATCCGACCTTGTCGACCTGTTGTCCCTGTacagcgccgtcgacaaggctGGCGTCAACCGCGTCGGTATCGCCGACACTGTTGGCTGCGCCTCTCCCCGCCAGGTCTACGAT CTGGTCCGGACGCTGCGAGGCGTTGTCT CTTGTGACATTGAGACTCACTTCCACAACGACACCGGTTGCGCCATTGCCAACGC ATTCTgcgccctcgaggctggTGCCACCCATGTCGACACCAGCGTTCTCGGCA TTGGTGAGCGCAACGGCATCACGCCTCTCGGAGGTCTTCTTGCCCGCATGCTCGTCACCAGCCCCGACTATGTCAAGAGCAAGTACAAGCTGCACCTGATCAAGGAG ATTGAGgatctcgtcgccgaggccgtcgaggtcaaCACCCCCTTCAACAACCCCATCACGGGCTTCTGCGCCTTTACCCACAAGGCCGGTATCCACGCTAAGGCCATCCTCAACAACCCCTCGACCTACGAGATTCTCAACCCCGAGGACTTTGGCCTCACCCGCTACGTCCACTTCGCCTCGCGTCTTACCGGCTGGAACGCCGTCAAGACCCGTGTCGGCCAGCTCGGTCTGGTCATGACCGACGACCAGGTCAAGGAAGT GACTGCCAAGATCAAGGCTCTGGCCGACGTTCGCCCGATTGCcattgacgatgccgactcCATCATCCGGAGTTTCCACCTGACGCTGCAGAACGGCCACGATGGACAAACGAACGGTGCCGCcccggccgtggccgcctaG